The Clostridium chauvoei genome has a window encoding:
- a CDS encoding YerC/YecD family TrpR-related protein, with protein MSELASKLKNDELDLFFEAVLKLENIEECYNFFEDVATINELKALAQRIQVANMLRKKMVYTEIAEDTGASTATISRVNKCLNYGTGGYNLILDRLDK; from the coding sequence ATGAGTGAATTAGCAAGTAAATTGAAAAATGATGAATTAGATTTATTTTTTGAAGCTGTATTAAAGCTTGAAAATATAGAAGAATGCTATAATTTTTTTGAAGATGTAGCTACAATAAATGAATTAAAGGCATTAGCTCAAAGAATTCAAGTTGCTAATATGTTAAGAAAAAAAATGGTTTATACAGAAATAGCAGAGGATACTGGTGCAAGTACTGCAACAATAAGCCGAGTAAATAAATGTTTAAACTATGGAACTGGTGGATATAACTTAATATTAGATAGATTAGATAAATAA
- a CDS encoding tetratricopeptide repeat protein, translating to MEEIKEEPKAEKIQETPLTLAEVQEYYGNATAKFKQGDYLGSKELLDKAVKYSSKSDLNDDILFFLASANEKLGDTDNAIKNFEEYISLYEKGNYTEEVYYKLALLNKDKDKEKSKKYANKLVYNYPGSIYNNTNIDSILKN from the coding sequence ATAGAAGAGATTAAAGAAGAACCTAAGGCTGAAAAAATACAAGAAACACCATTAACACTTGCAGAGGTTCAAGAGTATTATGGAAATGCTACAGCAAAATTTAAACAAGGTGATTATTTAGGTTCTAAAGAATTACTAGATAAAGCAGTTAAATATTCAAGTAAAAGCGATTTAAATGATGATATATTATTTTTCTTAGCTTCAGCTAATGAAAAGTTAGGTGATACAGATAATGCTATAAAAAATTTCGAAGAATATATAAGTCTCTATGAAAAGGGGAACTATACAGAAGAGGTTTATTATAAATTAGCATTATTAAATAAAGATAAAGATAAAGAGAAAAGTAAAAAGTATGCAAATAAGCTTGTTTATAATTATCCAGGATCAATATATAACAATACTAATATAGATTCTATCCTCAAAAATTAG
- the ptb gene encoding phosphate butyryltransferase — protein sequence MSKNFDDLLLKLKDCKKKKVAVAVAQDEPVLEAVKAAQEREIADAILVGDKYEIIEISKKIGMDISKFEIIHEADPKKATLLAVKLVSSGTADMVMKGLIDTATFLRSVLNKEVGLRTGKLMSHVSVFEIEGIDRLVFLTDAAFNTYPDLKAKIQILNNSVNVAHACGIELPKVAPVCAVEVVNPDMPATIDASLLSKMNDRGQIKGCLVDGPLALDNAISEEAAHHKGITSPVAGKADIILLPNIETANVMYKTLTYTSRSKNGGLLVGTSAPVILTSRADSFETKVNSIALAALVAEQNK from the coding sequence ATGAGTAAGAATTTTGATGACTTATTATTGAAGCTAAAGGACTGTAAAAAGAAGAAAGTTGCAGTTGCTGTAGCTCAAGATGAACCAGTTTTAGAAGCTGTGAAAGCTGCTCAAGAAAGAGAAATAGCAGATGCTATATTAGTAGGGGACAAGTATGAAATAATAGAAATTTCAAAAAAGATAGGAATGGATATTTCAAAATTTGAAATTATTCATGAAGCTGATCCTAAAAAAGCTACTTTATTAGCAGTTAAACTTGTGTCAAGTGGAACAGCAGATATGGTAATGAAGGGTTTAATTGATACAGCCACTTTCTTAAGAAGTGTCTTAAATAAAGAAGTTGGGTTAAGAACAGGAAAATTAATGTCTCATGTTTCAGTATTTGAAATAGAAGGAATAGATAGATTAGTATTTTTAACTGATGCTGCATTTAATACTTATCCAGATTTAAAAGCTAAAATTCAAATATTAAATAATTCAGTAAATGTTGCCCATGCTTGTGGGATAGAGCTTCCAAAGGTTGCACCAGTATGTGCTGTAGAGGTAGTTAATCCAGATATGCCAGCAACAATAGATGCATCATTATTATCAAAGATGAATGATAGAGGTCAAATAAAAGGTTGTTTAGTAGATGGCCCATTAGCATTAGATAATGCTATATCAGAAGAAGCTGCCCATCATAAAGGAATAACTAGTCCTGTAGCAGGAAAGGCAGATATAATATTACTTCCTAATATAGAAACAGCAAATGTTATGTATAAAACTTTAACATATACATCAAGATCAAAAAATGGAGGACTTTTAGTTGGAACTTCAGCTCCAGTAATATTAACTTCTAGAGCAGATAGTTTTGAAACTAAAGTTAATTCAATTGCTCTTGCTGCATTAGTTGCAGAACAAAATAAATAA
- the glmM gene encoding phosphoglucosamine mutase: MGRMFGTDGVRGIANSELTADLAYSLGRAGAYVLTEGTHKPKILVGKDTRISGDMLEAALVAGILSVGAEAVILGVVPTPAVAHLTRKYGADAGIMISASHNPVEYNGIKFFDNKGYKLQDELEDEIQRVIETGFEGVPSPVGHDLGKSTIEVGALDEYMDYAMSTVAVDLKGLKIALDCANGACYKAAVKSFRELGAEVYVINDNPDGTNINEKCGSTHPEELMDYVVRKNCDLGFAFDGDADRCLAVDEKGNLINGDFILTLCAKYLKDLGQLKDDTLVVTVMSNLGLDIACNKEGINLIKTKVGDRYVLEEMIKDGYVLGGEQSGHIIFLNYNSTGDGLVTALQVAAIKKKSGKTLSELAGIMKELPQVLVNAKVPNDKKNIYLEDKEIIEAIKKIEEDLHGVGRVLIRPSGTEPLVRVMLEGENQEEIDKMAHGLANLILSKI; the protein is encoded by the coding sequence ATGGGTAGAATGTTTGGGACAGATGGAGTAAGAGGAATCGCAAATTCAGAATTAACAGCAGATCTAGCATATAGTTTAGGAAGAGCTGGAGCATATGTTTTAACTGAAGGTACTCACAAACCAAAAATATTAGTTGGTAAAGATACGAGAATATCTGGAGATATGTTAGAGGCAGCTTTAGTAGCTGGTATATTATCAGTAGGAGCAGAAGCTGTTATTTTAGGAGTAGTTCCAACACCTGCAGTAGCACATTTAACAAGAAAATATGGAGCTGATGCGGGCATAATGATTTCTGCATCACATAACCCTGTTGAATATAATGGAATTAAATTTTTCGATAATAAAGGATATAAATTACAAGATGAATTAGAAGACGAAATCCAAAGAGTAATCGAAACTGGATTTGAAGGTGTTCCAAGTCCAGTAGGGCATGATTTAGGAAAGTCAACAATTGAAGTAGGTGCCCTTGATGAATATATGGATTATGCAATGTCAACAGTAGCTGTAGATTTAAAGGGATTAAAGATTGCTTTAGATTGTGCTAATGGAGCTTGCTATAAAGCCGCAGTTAAATCATTTAGAGAATTAGGTGCTGAAGTTTATGTAATTAATGATAATCCAGATGGAACAAATATAAATGAAAAATGTGGATCAACACATCCAGAAGAATTAATGGATTATGTAGTAAGAAAGAATTGTGATTTAGGATTTGCCTTTGATGGAGATGCCGATAGATGTTTAGCTGTAGATGAAAAGGGAAATCTAATAAATGGAGATTTCATATTAACTTTATGTGCTAAATATTTAAAAGATTTAGGACAATTAAAAGATGATACTTTAGTTGTTACAGTTATGAGTAATTTAGGTTTAGATATTGCCTGCAATAAAGAAGGAATAAACCTTATAAAAACAAAAGTTGGAGATAGATATGTTCTAGAAGAAATGATAAAAGACGGCTATGTTTTAGGTGGAGAACAATCAGGACATATTATATTCTTAAATTATAATTCAACTGGAGACGGACTTGTTACTGCACTTCAAGTTGCAGCTATTAAAAAGAAAAGTGGAAAAACTCTAAGCGAATTAGCTGGAATAATGAAAGAATTACCACAAGTTTTAGTTAACGCTAAAGTGCCAAATGATAAGAAAAATATATACTTAGAAGATAAAGAAATAATCGAAGCTATTAAGAAAATAGAAGAAGATTTACACGGAGTTGGAAGAGTTTTAATAAGACCTTCAGGTACAGAACCTTTAGTTAGAGTTATGTTAGAAGGGGAAAATCAAGAAGAAATAGATAAGATGGCACATGGATTAGCTAATCTAATCTTAAGCAAAATTTAA
- the buk gene encoding butyrate kinase, with protein sequence MSYKLLIINPGSTSTKIGVYEGEKEILEETLRHSAEEIAKYPTIYDQFQFRKEVILNVLKEKNFDIKTLDAVVGRGGMLKPMEGGTYKVNEVMLEDLKNGVQGQHASNLGGILSNEIGKELGVPAFIVDPVVVDELSDIARISGVPDIPRRSKFHALNQKAVAKRYGEESGKGYENLNLIVVHLGGGVSVGAHKNGKVIDVNNALDGDGPFSPERAGSVPVGDLIKLCYSGKYTEKEIANRMVGKGGFVAYLGTNDVRDVLKAIEEGNKEAKLIYDAFIYQVCKAIGEMSTVLYGKVDAILVTGGIAYSQKVIADIKSRVEWISKIVPYPGEDELLALTQGAIRVLDGKEEAKEYK encoded by the coding sequence ATGTCTTATAAATTATTAATAATAAATCCAGGATCTACATCAACTAAAATTGGAGTGTACGAAGGTGAGAAAGAAATTTTAGAGGAAACTTTAAGACACTCAGCTGAAGAAATTGCAAAATATCCAACAATATACGATCAATTTCAATTTAGAAAAGAAGTAATTTTAAATGTATTAAAAGAAAAGAATTTTGATATAAAAACATTAGATGCAGTAGTTGGTAGAGGTGGAATGCTAAAACCAATGGAAGGTGGAACTTATAAAGTTAATGAAGTTATGCTTGAAGATCTTAAAAATGGAGTTCAAGGACAACACGCTTCAAATTTAGGTGGAATACTTTCAAATGAAATCGGAAAAGAATTAGGAGTTCCAGCATTTATAGTAGACCCTGTAGTTGTAGATGAATTAAGTGATATTGCACGTATTTCAGGAGTACCAGATATTCCAAGAAGAAGTAAATTCCATGCTTTAAATCAAAAAGCTGTTGCAAAAAGATATGGAGAGGAGTCTGGAAAAGGGTACGAAAATTTAAATCTAATAGTAGTACATCTAGGAGGAGGAGTTTCAGTAGGAGCTCATAAAAATGGAAAAGTAATAGATGTAAATAATGCTTTAGATGGAGATGGCCCATTTTCACCAGAAAGAGCTGGTTCTGTACCAGTTGGGGACTTAATAAAATTGTGTTATAGTGGAAAATATACAGAAAAAGAAATTGCTAATAGAATGGTAGGAAAAGGTGGATTCGTAGCTTATTTAGGAACTAATGACGTTAGAGACGTTCTAAAAGCAATAGAAGAAGGAAATAAAGAAGCTAAACTAATTTATGATGCATTTATATATCAAGTTTGTAAAGCTATTGGGGAAATGTCAACAGTATTATATGGAAAAGTTGATGCTATTTTAGTTACTGGTGGAATTGCATACTCACAAAAAGTTATAGCAGATATAAAGAGTAGAGTAGAGTGGATATCCAAGATAGTACCATATCCAGGTGAAGATGAATTATTAGCATTAACTCAAGGAGCAATAAGAGTATTAGATGGAAAAGAAGAGGCTAAAGAATATAAATAA
- a CDS encoding cell wall hydrolase: MKYLKYLFIFFLTLSFSVNISNSILACEVTNDPSTSENIANEDLNQDYNDTFIDKTTNNVVEVFNHNNNLIYLTEEDLNLMAQIVYAESKGEPYEGKVAVASVILNRVLDPSFPNTIEGVIFQPNAFSCVVNGQISVEPNKECYDAVYDAIKGNDPTNEALFFYNPSISTCTWMQNIPKNDSRAIGQHLFFKTN; the protein is encoded by the coding sequence ATGAAATATTTAAAATATCTATTTATTTTCTTTTTAACCCTTTCTTTTTCAGTAAATATATCAAATTCTATATTAGCTTGTGAGGTAACAAATGATCCATCCACCTCTGAAAATATAGCTAATGAGGACTTAAATCAAGACTACAATGATACTTTTATAGATAAAACAACTAATAATGTGGTAGAAGTTTTCAACCATAATAATAATTTAATTTACTTAACTGAAGAAGATTTAAATTTAATGGCACAAATAGTTTATGCTGAAAGTAAGGGTGAACCCTATGAGGGTAAAGTAGCAGTTGCATCGGTAATATTAAATAGAGTTTTAGATCCGAGTTTTCCAAATACAATTGAAGGAGTAATTTTTCAACCCAATGCCTTCTCCTGTGTGGTTAATGGTCAAATCTCTGTCGAACCTAATAAAGAATGTTATGATGCAGTTTATGATGCTATAAAAGGTAATGATCCAACAAATGAAGCATTATTCTTTTATAATCCATCTATATCTACTTGTACTTGGATGCAAAACATCCCTAAAAATGATAGTAGAGCTATAGGTCAACATTTATTCTTTAAAACTAACTAA
- a CDS encoding CdaR family protein has protein sequence MDKRDKNKRGIVPVICLLLSIGLWFYVTNVENPRRTYELEDVPVQIYNIETLSNFKLALTPNQEFYVNLKLEGYGSDIYKTKKSDFKIKVDLSDYALKKGENKIPVIIEKSPSDINIKNDNSLTVNVLLEDLAEKTMPISSKISVTTKQGFFAGEPEINPKEVKLSGAESLVNKVSSIIVSGTEHDVSTDISASYKLEPIDSAGNTVTGINLSQELAEVVIKISKGKSVPLKINTVGQLPSGMKLKSLEATRKTVELLGPKEILDKVAEVQSSPLDLSTFNGSGETTLTVVIPEGLHVIQGEEYVNVKISVSKIVSKDFDVTFALNGVSEGVKVTPTKNKVKVTVSGYEDEIENVTIDKIKAELNVEAFKEDGTFSEAPIVTLVGLDKTFTIGAVEKVSFTVVKEMPPKPEGETNQ, from the coding sequence ATGGATAAAAGGGATAAAAACAAAAGAGGAATAGTTCCAGTAATATGTCTTTTGCTATCTATTGGATTGTGGTTTTATGTAACAAACGTTGAAAATCCAAGGAGAACGTATGAGTTAGAAGATGTTCCAGTGCAAATATATAATATAGAAACATTATCAAATTTTAAATTAGCCTTAACTCCAAACCAAGAATTCTATGTTAACTTAAAGCTAGAAGGGTATGGAAGTGATATATATAAAACTAAGAAGAGTGATTTTAAAATAAAGGTAGATTTAAGTGATTATGCATTAAAAAAGGGAGAAAATAAAATTCCAGTAATAATTGAAAAGTCTCCTTCAGATATAAATATAAAAAATGATAATAGTCTTACAGTTAATGTACTGTTAGAAGATTTAGCTGAAAAGACAATGCCAATAAGCTCTAAGATATCAGTTACTACTAAGCAAGGCTTTTTTGCAGGAGAGCCTGAAATTAATCCTAAAGAAGTAAAGTTATCAGGAGCAGAATCTCTTGTAAACAAAGTAAGTAGCATTATTGTATCAGGTACAGAACATGATGTATCAACTGATATTTCAGCTTCATACAAATTAGAGCCTATCGATAGTGCAGGTAATACTGTTACAGGGATAAATTTATCACAAGAGTTAGCAGAAGTAGTTATAAAGATTAGTAAAGGAAAAAGTGTTCCATTAAAAATAAATACAGTAGGTCAATTACCATCAGGTATGAAATTAAAATCTTTAGAAGCAACTAGAAAAACTGTTGAACTTTTAGGACCTAAAGAAATATTAGATAAAGTTGCAGAAGTACAAAGTTCACCATTAGATTTATCAACCTTTAATGGAAGTGGAGAAACAACATTAACAGTAGTTATTCCAGAAGGATTACATGTTATTCAAGGAGAAGAATATGTAAATGTAAAAATATCAGTAAGTAAAATTGTTAGTAAGGATTTTGATGTTACGTTTGCTCTAAATGGGGTATCAGAAGGAGTTAAAGTAACTCCAACTAAAAATAAAGTAAAAGTAACAGTTTCAGGATATGAAGATGAAATTGAAAATGTAACTATAGATAAAATAAAAGCAGAATTAAATGTGGAAGCCTTTAAAGAAGATGGAACTTTTTCAGAAGCACCAATAGTTACTCTTGTAGGGTTAGATAAAACATTTACTATAGGAGCCGTTGAGAAAGTTAGTTTTACAGTAGTAAAAGAAATGCCTCCAAAGCCAGAAGGGGAAACTAATCAATAA
- a CDS encoding NAD(P)/FAD-dependent oxidoreductase: MAIRINNIILKIDEDTELLKKKVAKKLRISENEIKSLKIIKESLDARKKNDIKFTYCVDIEHSNEKKLVNKLKDKDVKLEDKEYDTEIEFGDKKLQNRPVVVGLGPAGLFAALLLAEKGYKPLLIERGEDVDKRTETVDKFWKTGELNLESNVQFGEGGAGAFSDGKLTTRIKDKRCDYVLGELVKAGAPEEITYVGKPHVGTDILKEVVKNIREKIKSLGGEVLFSSKLEDIKSENNKVKSIIVNGKEIPCEALVLAIGHSSRDTYEMLNKQGVFMEPKAFAIGVRIEHPQELINKSQYGEAHEHPRLKAAEYRLTYQSEKLKRAVYSFCMCPGGVVVAAASEKDRLVSNGMSYHARDLDNANSALVVTVGPEDFEGDSPLRGMEFQRHYESLAYKLGGGKYKAPVQLVGDFMEDRVSTELGKVIPSYTAGYEFRDLRKCLPPYVIEALKEGINNFDKKIKGYGNKDAVLTGIETRTSAPVRITRTETLESISMEGLYPTGEGAGFAGGIISAAVDGLKVAERIINKFKV, from the coding sequence ATGGCAATTAGAATAAATAATATTATTTTAAAAATAGATGAAGATACAGAATTATTAAAGAAAAAAGTAGCTAAGAAGTTAAGGATATCTGAAAATGAAATAAAAAGCTTAAAAATAATAAAAGAAAGCTTAGATGCAAGAAAGAAAAATGATATTAAATTTACATATTGTGTAGATATCGAACATTCAAATGAGAAAAAGTTAGTAAATAAACTAAAAGATAAAGATGTTAAATTAGAAGATAAAGAATATGATACAGAAATAGAATTTGGAGATAAAAAGTTACAAAATAGACCTGTAGTTGTAGGATTAGGTCCAGCAGGACTTTTTGCAGCATTATTACTAGCTGAAAAAGGTTATAAACCATTGTTGATAGAACGAGGCGAAGATGTTGATAAAAGAACAGAAACTGTGGATAAATTTTGGAAAACAGGTGAATTAAATTTAGAATCTAATGTTCAATTTGGAGAAGGTGGAGCAGGAGCTTTTTCAGATGGAAAGTTAACTACAAGAATAAAAGATAAAAGATGCGATTATGTATTAGGAGAATTAGTTAAAGCAGGTGCACCAGAAGAAATCACGTATGTTGGCAAACCTCATGTTGGTACAGATATATTAAAAGAAGTAGTTAAAAATATAAGAGAAAAAATTAAATCATTGGGAGGAGAAGTTTTATTCTCTTCTAAATTAGAGGATATAAAATCTGAAAACAATAAGGTTAAAAGCATTATAGTTAATGGAAAAGAAATACCTTGTGAAGCTTTAGTACTTGCAATAGGACATAGTTCAAGAGATACATATGAAATGTTAAATAAACAAGGGGTGTTTATGGAACCAAAAGCTTTTGCTATTGGAGTTAGAATAGAGCATCCTCAAGAATTAATTAATAAAAGTCAATATGGGGAAGCGCATGAGCATCCAAGATTAAAAGCAGCAGAATATAGATTAACGTATCAAAGTGAAAAATTAAAAAGAGCAGTATATTCCTTCTGTATGTGTCCAGGTGGAGTTGTAGTTGCAGCAGCATCAGAAAAAGATAGATTAGTATCTAATGGTATGAGTTATCATGCAAGAGATTTAGATAATGCAAATTCAGCATTAGTTGTAACTGTTGGACCAGAAGATTTTGAAGGGGATTCACCACTTAGAGGAATGGAATTCCAAAGACATTATGAAAGCTTAGCTTATAAATTAGGTGGTGGGAAATACAAAGCACCTGTTCAATTAGTAGGAGACTTTATGGAAGATAGAGTTAGCACTGAATTAGGAAAGGTTATTCCAAGTTATACAGCTGGATACGAATTTAGAGATTTAAGAAAGTGTCTTCCGCCATATGTTATAGAAGCATTAAAAGAAGGAATAAATAATTTTGATAAAAAGATAAAAGGATATGGAAATAAGGATGCTGTTTTAACAGGAATAGAGACAAGAACTTCAGCACCAGTTAGAATAACTAGAACAGAAACTTTAGAAAGTATCTCTATGGAAGGGTTATATCCAACCGGTGAAGGGGCTGGTTTTGCCGGAGGCATAATTTCAGCAGCAGTAGATGGTTTAAAAGTAGCAGAGAGAATAATAAATAAATTTAAAGTATAA
- a CDS encoding AIM24 family protein yields the protein MRTSLNINNKLTMISEMRNDTIFQVLEYDDLEGANNLSTSIQLDFMKKSGVKLKQVRIILDESAVKLEAGALSYMKGDIEIINKVNGVRGFGKKFFSSKVTGESTFKPIFQGKGEIFLEPSFGHYALIELEDEEIIVDGGLFYACEETVDVKATMQKNISAMVFGDEGAYQTKLSGSGIVLLEIPIPEQEILRCKMYKDTLKVDGNFALLRTANIEFTVEKSGTSLIGTALNGEGLLNVYRGTGEVWLAPTKGIYDDLNKRGLSGIIKVSKDHDEDI from the coding sequence ATGAGAACTTCATTAAACATAAATAATAAACTAACAATGATATCAGAAATGAGAAATGACACAATATTTCAAGTTTTAGAATATGATGATTTAGAAGGGGCAAATAATTTAAGTACATCTATACAACTAGATTTTATGAAAAAATCTGGTGTAAAGCTAAAACAAGTAAGGATTATACTAGATGAAAGTGCTGTAAAGCTTGAAGCTGGTGCTCTTAGCTACATGAAAGGTGATATAGAAATAATAAATAAGGTAAATGGAGTTAGAGGTTTTGGTAAAAAGTTTTTCTCAAGTAAGGTTACAGGAGAATCTACATTTAAACCTATATTTCAAGGAAAAGGAGAAATTTTTCTTGAACCGAGTTTTGGACATTATGCACTCATAGAACTAGAAGATGAGGAAATAATAGTAGATGGTGGATTATTTTATGCTTGTGAGGAAACTGTAGACGTTAAAGCCACTATGCAAAAAAATATTTCAGCAATGGTATTTGGAGATGAGGGAGCATATCAAACCAAATTAAGTGGTAGTGGAATAGTATTATTAGAAATACCAATTCCAGAGCAAGAAATTTTAAGATGTAAAATGTATAAAGATACATTAAAGGTAGATGGAAATTTTGCTTTACTTAGAACTGCTAATATTGAATTTACAGTAGAAAAATCAGGAACATCTTTAATAGGAACAGCTTTAAATGGAGAAGGGCTATTAAATGTATATAGAGGAACTGGAGAAGTATGGTTGGCTCCAACAAAAGGCATATATGATGATTTAAATAAAAGAGGATTAAGTGGAATAATAAAGGTGTCAAAAGATCATGATGAAGACATATAA
- the cdaA gene encoding diadenylate cyclase CdaA has protein sequence MNEIISLTVNAIKNISIWSVLDILVVAYIFYKGYMLIKETRAEQLLKGIILIIVLIPISYIFKLDMLYFILNKTLTIGVLSVIIIFQPEIRRALEHIGRSAFEEFHNIQDEEKRNIAINEIVTAVSNLAEDKTGALIAIEQGTGLGEILNSGTILDANITSNLLENIFVVNTPLHDGATIIRKDKILASGCVLPLTNNIDINKKLGTRHRAAIGLSETSDAIVIIVSEETGVISLAINGRLTRNYDKEKLRVILSKIMENRESKRVKSAGEKVKTWIKGIKTKEE, from the coding sequence ATGAATGAAATTATATCATTAACAGTAAATGCTATTAAAAATATATCAATATGGTCTGTATTAGATATATTAGTTGTAGCTTATATATTCTACAAAGGATACATGTTAATAAAAGAAACAAGAGCAGAACAACTTCTAAAAGGAATTATATTAATAATAGTTTTAATACCAATAAGTTATATCTTTAAATTAGATATGCTTTATTTCATTTTAAATAAGACATTAACAATAGGAGTTTTATCTGTAATAATCATCTTCCAACCAGAAATAAGAAGAGCATTAGAGCATATTGGAAGAAGTGCATTTGAAGAATTTCATAATATACAAGATGAAGAAAAGAGAAATATAGCTATAAATGAAATTGTAACGGCAGTTTCAAATTTAGCCGAGGATAAAACAGGGGCGTTAATAGCAATTGAACAAGGAACGGGCCTTGGTGAAATTTTAAACTCAGGTACAATATTAGATGCAAATATAACATCTAATTTACTAGAAAATATTTTCGTAGTTAACACACCATTACATGATGGTGCTACAATAATTAGAAAAGATAAAATTTTAGCATCAGGATGTGTCTTACCATTAACTAATAATATAGATATAAATAAAAAGTTAGGAACAAGACACAGAGCAGCTATAGGATTATCAGAAACATCAGATGCTATAGTAATAATAGTATCTGAAGAAACGGGTGTAATATCACTAGCTATCAATGGTAGATTAACGAGGAATTATGATAAGGAAAAATTAAGAGTAATCTTATCTAAGATAATGGAAAATAGGGAAAGTAAGAGAGTTAAATCAGCTGGAGAGAAGGTGAAAACATGGATAAAAGGGATAAAAACAAAAGAGGAATAG
- the iadA gene encoding beta-aspartyl-peptidase codes for MITIIKGVKVYSPEYKGIKDVVICGDKIEGVFDNIQIPENFITINIIDGKNKILFPGFIDCHVHILGGGGEGGFKTRTPEIPLTELTKAGITTVVGCIGTDGVCRNMRSLIAKAKALEEEGITTFCYTGSYEIPVKTITESIKGDLMMVDKVIGVGEVALSDNRSSQATFNEFVNTVAQARVGGLLSGKAGIVNVHLGDGARKLDYLFSLIEETEIPPTQLLPTHINRSKKLFKVGEEYVKKGGFIDLTTSSDPRFLEPEELRASEGLKELVDKGIDIEHITFSSDGNGSMPVFDEHGHLAGLGICKVSTLYGEVKESIKIYNLKIEDAIKVITSNVAKVLKLHNKGTIEEGKDADLVLVEEDTLNIDKVIAKGRVMVDNGEAIVKGTFE; via the coding sequence GTGATAACAATAATAAAAGGAGTTAAAGTATATTCTCCAGAATATAAAGGAATTAAAGATGTAGTTATTTGTGGAGACAAAATAGAGGGGGTATTTGATAATATACAAATACCAGAAAACTTTATAACTATAAATATTATAGATGGAAAAAATAAGATTCTTTTTCCAGGATTTATAGATTGTCATGTTCATATATTAGGTGGAGGAGGCGAAGGTGGATTTAAAACAAGAACACCAGAAATACCACTTACGGAACTAACCAAAGCAGGAATAACTACTGTAGTTGGATGCATTGGAACTGATGGAGTATGCAGAAATATGAGGAGCTTAATTGCTAAAGCAAAAGCTTTAGAAGAAGAAGGTATAACAACTTTTTGTTATACAGGTTCTTATGAAATTCCAGTTAAAACTATAACTGAAAGCATCAAAGGAGATTTAATGATGGTTGATAAAGTTATAGGTGTAGGAGAAGTTGCATTATCAGACAATAGAAGTTCACAAGCAACTTTTAATGAATTTGTAAACACAGTTGCACAAGCAAGAGTTGGAGGATTGTTATCAGGAAAAGCAGGAATAGTTAATGTTCACTTAGGAGATGGAGCAAGAAAATTAGATTACCTATTTTCATTAATTGAAGAAACAGAAATACCACCAACGCAATTGTTGCCAACTCATATAAATAGAAGTAAAAAATTATTTAAAGTTGGAGAGGAATATGTAAAGAAGGGTGGATTTATTGATTTAACTACAAGTTCTGATCCAAGATTCTTAGAACCAGAAGAATTAAGAGCTAGTGAAGGGCTAAAGGAATTAGTAGATAAAGGTATAGATATTGAACATATAACATTTTCATCTGATGGAAACGGAAGTATGCCAGTTTTTGATGAGCATGGACATTTAGCTGGACTTGGAATATGTAAAGTATCAACCTTATATGGAGAAGTTAAAGAAAGTATAAAAATATATAATTTAAAAATAGAAGATGCTATAAAGGTTATAACTTCAAATGTAGCAAAAGTATTAAAATTGCATAATAAAGGAACTATTGAAGAAGGTAAAGATGCAGATTTAGTTTTAGTAGAAGAGGATACTTTAAATATAGATAAGGTAATTGCTAAAGGTAGAGTAATGGTCGATAATGGAGAAGCTATAGTTAAAGGAACTTTTGAATAA